From Chloroflexota bacterium, one genomic window encodes:
- the rplW gene encoding 50S ribosomal protein L23, translating to MHPYEVLKRPITTEKTSYQSGKLRQYSFEVDRRANKHDVKRAVEEIFKVTVVSVNMINVPAKTRRWGRIMGHKPAWKKAVVTLAPGNTIQLFEGV from the coding sequence ATGCATCCGTATGAGGTTCTGAAACGTCCCATCACCACCGAGAAGACGAGTTACCAATCAGGTAAACTCAGACAATATTCATTTGAAGTGGATCGCCGCGCCAATAAGCACGATGTGAAGCGGGCAGTGGAAGAGATATTCAAAGTAACGGTCGTGTCGGTCAACATGATCAATGTGCCGGCCAAGACGCGTCGCTGGGGCCGTATTATGGGTCACAAGCCCGCCTGGAAAAAGGCCGTCGTCACCCTGGCCCCAGGCAACACGATCCAACTGTTTGAAGGTGTGTAG
- the rplB gene encoding 50S ribosomal protein L2 → MPIRIYKPTSPGRRGMSVSTFEEITKTEPERSLLEPLRKRAGRNVQGRVTVRHRGGGHKRMYRIIDFKRDKIGIPARVMAIEYDPNRSARIALLSYADGEKRYIIAPLELKVGDTVLAGPNAEIKPGNALPLANIPVGTLIHNIELHLGKGGQLVRSAGTSAQLMAKEGNYAQVRLPSGETRMIHAQCMATIGQVGNTEHGNIKLGKAGRKRWLGFRPAVRGSAMTPRDHPHGGGEGRQPVGMSSPKSPWGKPTLGKKTRRRKDTDKWIIHRRAKKRH, encoded by the coding sequence ATGCCAATCAGGATTTATAAGCCAACCTCTCCTGGACGGAGGGGAATGAGTGTCTCCACTTTCGAGGAGATCACCAAGACAGAGCCGGAGCGCTCTTTGCTGGAACCGTTGCGCAAAAGGGCTGGACGCAATGTGCAGGGCAGGGTTACCGTGCGGCATCGCGGCGGCGGACACAAGCGCATGTATCGCATCATTGATTTCAAGCGGGACAAAATCGGCATCCCTGCTCGCGTGATGGCCATCGAATATGACCCGAATCGCTCCGCACGCATCGCGCTCCTTTCCTATGCGGATGGCGAGAAGCGCTATATCATCGCACCGCTCGAACTCAAGGTAGGTGATACTGTTCTGGCTGGCCCCAACGCCGAGATCAAACCCGGCAACGCACTCCCGTTGGCCAACATTCCGGTGGGCACATTGATTCACAACATCGAGTTGCATTTGGGCAAAGGCGGGCAGTTGGTCCGTTCGGCGGGTACCTCTGCCCAGTTAATGGCCAAAGAAGGTAATTACGCCCAAGTGCGATTGCCGTCGGGAGAAACTCGCATGATCCATGCGCAGTGTATGGCGACCATCGGTCAGGTGGGCAACACGGAACACGGCAACATCAAACTGGGCAAAGCGGGGCGCAAGCGCTGGCTGGGATTCCGCCCGGCAGTGCGCGGCTCTGCCATGACGCCACGCGATCACCCTCACGGCGGTGGTGAGGGTCGCCAGCCTGTGGGCATGTCTTCGCCCAAGAGCCCATGGGGCAAGCCCACCCTGGGCAAGAAAACTCGGCGTCGCAAAGACACCGACAAATGGATTATACACCGGCGAGCCAAGAAACGCCACTAA
- the rpsS gene encoding 30S ribosomal protein S19, which yields MGRSLKKGPYVDPKLLKRIEMMNRQGEKRVIKTWSRDSTIFPQMVGHTIAVHDGRRHVPIYIAENMVGHKLGEFVPTRYFRGHSAKERTTRPGK from the coding sequence ATGGGTCGGTCACTGAAAAAGGGTCCCTACGTGGACCCCAAGTTGCTGAAAAGAATCGAGATGATGAACCGGCAAGGTGAAAAGCGGGTCATCAAAACGTGGTCTAGAGATTCGACTATCTTCCCACAGATGGTTGGCCACACCATCGCCGTCCACGATGGGCGCCGTCATGTGCCGATTTACATTGCGGAGAATATGGTGGGGCATAAACTGGGCGAATTCGTGCCCACCCGCTACTTCCGTGGGCACAGTGCCAAGGAAAGGACCACACGCCCAGGGAAGTAA
- the rplV gene encoding 50S ribosomal protein L22, with translation MEVRAVAKYIRMSPYKVKLVADAVRGMGVEEALAKLRFTTRAAARPVAKLIESAAANAEENYGLSRDELYIASITADEGPTLKRFRFGARGRVKPILKRSSHITVILGSRAETE, from the coding sequence ATGGAAGTCAGGGCTGTAGCCAAATACATTCGTATGTCGCCCTACAAAGTGAAATTGGTGGCCGATGCGGTACGAGGCATGGGCGTGGAGGAGGCGCTGGCAAAGCTCCGCTTCACCACTCGGGCGGCGGCACGTCCAGTCGCCAAACTCATCGAATCAGCAGCGGCCAACGCCGAAGAAAACTACGGGCTTTCGCGTGACGAACTTTATATCGCAAGCATTACCGCCGATGAAGGGCCCACGTTGAAACGGTTCCGTTTCGGCGCTCGAGGACGGGTCAAGCCCATCCTGAAGCGCTCCAGCCACATTACCGTCATCCTGGGCTCCAGGGCGGAAACAGAATAG
- the rpsC gene encoding 30S ribosomal protein S3, protein MGRKVHPTGFRLGFNKQWKALWFAEGQRYKELLKEDLAIRKLVQEQMRHAAISDIRIERYPKQVIVTLYSARPGIIIGRKGASVAQLKDDLEKITGGKKVKIDVVEVEKPELEATLVAQSIAEQLERRISHRRAMKQAVSRAMRAGAKGIKIVCSGRLSGAEMARREMQREGRVPLQTLRADIDFAHAEALTTLGRIGVKVWIYRGDLLPEEARETTEEAAAS, encoded by the coding sequence TTGGGCAGGAAAGTGCATCCTACCGGGTTCCGATTGGGGTTTAATAAGCAGTGGAAAGCCCTTTGGTTCGCTGAAGGCCAGCGTTACAAAGAACTACTCAAGGAAGATCTGGCAATTCGCAAATTGGTCCAGGAGCAAATGCGTCACGCTGCTATCTCGGACATTCGCATTGAGCGCTACCCCAAGCAGGTGATCGTCACGTTATATTCGGCCAGGCCAGGCATTATTATCGGGCGCAAGGGTGCCAGTGTTGCTCAGTTGAAAGACGACCTGGAGAAAATCACTGGCGGCAAGAAAGTCAAAATTGATGTGGTCGAGGTGGAGAAGCCAGAACTGGAAGCAACCTTGGTGGCACAGAGTATCGCCGAGCAATTGGAACGGCGTATCTCTCATCGCCGCGCTATGAAGCAGGCTGTCAGCCGGGCGATGCGCGCGGGGGCTAAGGGGATCAAAATTGTGTGCAGTGGTCGTCTGTCGGGCGCCGAAATGGCTCGGCGTGAGATGCAGCGCGAAGGTCGGGTGCCGCTGCAGACTCTACGGGCGGACATCGATTTCGCCCATGCCGAAGCCTTAACTACGCTGGGGCGTATTGGAGTCAAAGTTTGGATTTATCGCGGCGATCTTCTGCCCGAGGAAGCACGGGAAACGACGGAAGAAGCCGCCGCAAGTTAG
- the rplP gene encoding 50S ribosomal protein L16, with amino-acid sequence MLMPKRAKYRKQFRGRLKGKETRGTTIAFGEYGLQALEPSWITSRQIEAARRAVVRYVRRGGKLWIRIFPHKPVTAKPAETRMGGGKGAVDHYVAVVKPGRILFEIAGVREEVAREAMRLASHKLPIKTQFVTREELGGE; translated from the coding sequence ATGTTAATGCCAAAGCGAGCGAAATATCGCAAGCAGTTTCGTGGAAGGCTCAAGGGGAAAGAAACCCGAGGCACAACGATTGCCTTTGGGGAATACGGGTTGCAAGCGTTGGAACCCTCGTGGATCACCAGCCGGCAGATTGAGGCAGCGCGGCGGGCAGTAGTGCGCTACGTGCGCCGTGGTGGCAAGTTATGGATTCGTATCTTCCCCCACAAGCCTGTTACCGCCAAACCGGCCGAAACCCGCATGGGTGGCGGAAAGGGCGCTGTGGATCACTATGTAGCAGTGGTGAAGCCGGGCCGCATTCTTTTCGAGATCGCGGGCGTGCGTGAGGAGGTGGCCCGTGAGGCGATGCGCTTGGCCTCTCACAAACTCCCTATTAAGACCCAGTTCGTCACCCGCGAGGAACTCGGAGGTGAATGA
- the rpmC gene encoding 50S ribosomal protein L29, which translates to MKIKEWREMETDELQRRLDEAYQELLNLRFRAATKQLEDTSRIRIVRRDIARIKTVLRERQLASVEGGRP; encoded by the coding sequence GTGAAAATCAAAGAATGGCGGGAGATGGAAACCGACGAACTTCAGCGCCGACTGGATGAGGCTTATCAGGAACTTCTCAACCTGCGGTTCCGCGCTGCAACCAAGCAACTCGAAGACACGAGCCGGATTCGCATTGTCAGGCGGGATATCGCTCGCATCAAGACGGTTTTGCGTGAGCGCCAGTTGGCGAGTGTGGAGGGAGGACGACCATGA
- the rpsQ gene encoding 30S ribosomal protein S17, whose protein sequence is MKSRRRTLTGRVVSDKMDKTVVVVVHSTKRHPLYGKVLRTSKRYKAHDEENACRIGDLVRIEESRPLSREKRWRVTEILERAE, encoded by the coding sequence ATGAAGAGCCGTCGCAGAACCCTAACTGGTCGCGTGGTCAGTGACAAGATGGATAAGACCGTGGTGGTGGTGGTCCATTCTACCAAGCGCCACCCTCTGTATGGCAAGGTGTTGCGGACGTCGAAGCGTTACAAGGCTCATGACGAGGAAAATGCGTGTCGGATTGGGGATTTGGTGCGGATCGAGGAATCCCGCCCCCTGAGCCGAGAGAAACGCTGGCGCGTGACGGAGATATTGGAGCGAGCAGAATGA